A single Filimonas effusa DNA region contains:
- a CDS encoding App1 family protein yields MRKILLNWLGVMDGTYVKVYRGFGHAHRMQIYGHVLSTHTIRKPYRKSSILRNIRMLLGLFFVKPVARRQVQLKWGKQLVTTTTETDGFFRLEWSSESSVPAGEHKVLITCACEKAGFIQNEGIVVVPHITQLAMISDIDDTFLVSYSATRLRRLITLFRHNARTRKAFADVATHYQLLRFAQTHDNNPNPFFYVSSSEWNLYDYLEEFLNARQIPTGILLLNQLKSWRQLLKTGKTHHQGKFARIVRIMEAFPEQTFILLGDNSQQDPAIYASVAVHFPGRIHAVYIRLVVDKNEALTRAILQPVIDAGTPCCLFRESKTAILHSEDIGLISNVE; encoded by the coding sequence ATGCGTAAAATTTTATTGAACTGGCTGGGAGTAATGGATGGAACTTATGTGAAAGTGTACCGAGGTTTTGGTCATGCACACCGGATGCAGATCTACGGGCATGTTCTTTCAACACATACCATCCGGAAGCCGTACAGGAAAAGCAGTATCTTACGTAATATCAGGATGTTATTGGGGCTTTTTTTTGTGAAACCAGTAGCAAGACGGCAGGTACAGCTAAAATGGGGCAAACAGCTTGTTACCACTACCACTGAAACAGATGGTTTTTTCCGGCTTGAATGGTCTTCAGAAAGCAGCGTACCTGCCGGAGAGCATAAGGTTCTTATAACATGCGCCTGTGAAAAAGCCGGTTTTATTCAAAATGAAGGGATCGTAGTTGTACCACATATTACCCAGTTGGCGATGATCTCGGACATTGACGACACCTTCCTGGTCTCTTATTCGGCTACCAGGCTCCGCCGCCTTATCACTTTGTTCCGGCACAATGCACGTACACGCAAGGCTTTTGCCGATGTAGCGACGCATTACCAGCTCCTTCGTTTTGCGCAAACACATGATAACAATCCCAACCCGTTTTTCTATGTCTCCAGCAGCGAGTGGAACTTATATGATTACCTGGAGGAATTTCTGAACGCGCGGCAGATACCTACAGGAATACTGCTGCTAAACCAGCTCAAAAGCTGGCGGCAATTGTTAAAAACCGGGAAAACCCATCACCAGGGTAAGTTTGCGCGTATCGTTCGTATTATGGAAGCCTTTCCTGAACAAACATTCATCCTTCTTGGAGACAATTCACAGCAGGATCCTGCCATTTATGCATCTGTTGCAGTGCATTTTCCCGGCCGCATTCACGCCGTTTATATCCGTCTTGTAGTTGACAAAAATGAAGCACTAACCCGAGCCATCCTGCAGCCTGTCATCGATGCCGGAACCCCCTGTTGTTTATTCAGAGAAAGCAAAACCGCAATACTTCACTCTGAAGATATTGGCTTGATTTCCAATGTAGAATGA
- a CDS encoding alpha/beta fold hydrolase: MKTSLLMLHGAIGASCQLKAIAGELSERYDVHLLDFPGHGGEALPAESFSIPLFADAARNYIQDHNLVQPMVFGYSMGGYVAMYLASRHPELLSRIVTLGTKFHWNETSAAREVKMLDPAVIAEKVPAFAAALKTMHAPNDWKQVLHNTADMLLNMGRDNLLTPADFQNIKLPCLLMQGDRDKMVTFDETIATYKKLPDARLAVLPNTPHPMEQVNPSLIAYLIK; encoded by the coding sequence ATGAAAACATCTTTACTAATGCTGCATGGAGCTATAGGTGCCTCCTGCCAGCTAAAAGCGATTGCCGGCGAATTATCTGAACGCTACGATGTGCACCTGCTGGATTTTCCTGGTCATGGTGGCGAAGCCCTGCCTGCTGAATCTTTTTCAATACCTCTTTTTGCAGATGCCGCAAGGAATTATATACAGGATCACAACCTGGTACAGCCTATGGTTTTTGGATATAGCATGGGTGGTTATGTGGCTATGTATCTTGCTAGCCGACATCCGGAATTACTAAGCCGGATCGTTACGCTTGGCACAAAGTTCCATTGGAATGAAACTTCTGCCGCCAGAGAAGTTAAAATGTTGGATCCTGCCGTCATTGCCGAAAAAGTACCTGCATTTGCCGCTGCATTAAAGACTATGCATGCCCCTAACGACTGGAAGCAAGTATTGCATAATACGGCAGATATGCTGTTGAATATGGGACGGGATAATCTCCTGACACCTGCCGATTTCCAAAATATAAAGCTTCCATGCCTCCTGATGCAAGGCGACAGAGACAAGATGGTGACATTCGATGAAACGATTGCCACTTATAAAAAGCTGCCTGATGCACGCCTGGCGGTGTTGCCCAACACTCCTCATCCAATGGAACAGGTAAATCCTTCGTTGATAGCTTACCTTATAAAGTAA
- a CDS encoding RodZ family helix-turn-helix domain-containing protein codes for MKPYRLLRNNKETGPYSAEELIAMGLKAYDLVWVDGKSAAWRYPCEIAELKPYAPEAEDLATILWKPPASKYQSASAKENEASSSMKGTSENNEVSSLNSEVSSSMSGITQKSEALSPIKGFAQKEAARSSISGIAQDSTAGNAASNDAARGDSHLHTPKPRIRVRADWRKVEEAQASPVHAETSTSIPGNLPVRDAGAVPASDDKISSQKDDRTSFNKPWDSKAGHPAAGTSETMPQRHVNETKPDDTFVRVTTGPATGLKEEKAESHIKYSESLEDIKQRYNETVLQRKRPALTSRTGLLLLLVPVLCIGMWIGSGWTRDKQPKVQAAVADNAQSQGQQPQAASLQSVMADDAGRAEETAPAPAEAVDANAHNVEEAQTTGVPTGNTSEQNTADQAAANAAAATPGSHQVVSAGNPVPKNGAPAGASQPNVPAAARPAVNSIAGAKPVTNQNQVAGGKGVAIPQAGAGQHTTIAGLKVQGATEVAAGTPGKTIQQAAGQTAAQPSADKTTGKDGQAKTSQVAANGSTRSEGQPQQAIPQAAKTSPAVSLSKKQITDYVSVQEELRQVANGKEMKLHVKNITDIPVDLVVLDLQYYDGNGKFKKGETLYVNHLSANDAVALMAPAVKNAQRIDYKVSLLSIEKNGVYLIAE; via the coding sequence ATGAAACCATATCGTTTGCTCCGAAACAACAAGGAAACGGGACCTTACAGTGCTGAGGAACTGATAGCCATGGGTTTAAAAGCCTACGACCTGGTATGGGTTGATGGTAAAAGCGCCGCCTGGCGTTACCCCTGCGAAATAGCAGAATTGAAGCCATATGCGCCTGAAGCGGAGGACCTGGCTACTATCCTCTGGAAACCGCCTGCGTCCAAATATCAAAGCGCATCAGCCAAAGAAAATGAAGCCTCGTCTTCGATGAAAGGCACTTCAGAAAATAATGAAGTATCCTCTTTAAATAGTGAAGTATCCTCTTCGATGAGCGGCATTACACAAAAAAGTGAGGCGCTCTCTCCAATAAAGGGTTTTGCACAAAAGGAGGCAGCACGGTCTTCGATAAGCGGCATTGCACAGGATAGTACTGCCGGTAACGCTGCAAGCAACGATGCCGCCCGGGGCGATTCGCATTTACATACACCTAAACCGCGTATAAGGGTTCGTGCCGACTGGCGCAAGGTTGAAGAGGCCCAAGCCTCCCCTGTTCATGCAGAAACCAGTACTTCGATTCCAGGCAATTTACCTGTACGCGATGCAGGCGCGGTGCCTGCCAGCGATGATAAGATCTCATCCCAAAAGGATGATAGAACTTCATTCAACAAACCGTGGGACAGCAAAGCGGGGCATCCTGCTGCCGGCACGTCTGAAACAATGCCGCAGCGCCATGTAAATGAAACAAAGCCTGATGATACGTTTGTAAGGGTAACTACGGGACCCGCCACCGGCTTAAAAGAAGAAAAAGCTGAATCCCATATCAAGTATTCGGAATCGCTGGAAGATATTAAACAACGTTATAATGAAACCGTTCTCCAAAGAAAACGGCCGGCGCTGACCTCCCGTACCGGCCTGTTGTTATTACTGGTGCCTGTGTTATGCATTGGCATGTGGATAGGCAGCGGATGGACGAGAGATAAACAGCCCAAGGTTCAGGCTGCTGTAGCTGACAACGCGCAAAGTCAGGGGCAACAGCCACAGGCCGCGAGTTTGCAATCGGTGATGGCAGATGATGCAGGCCGTGCTGAGGAAACAGCTCCTGCGCCTGCTGAAGCCGTTGATGCCAATGCGCATAATGTTGAAGAGGCGCAAACTACCGGTGTACCAACAGGAAATACTTCAGAACAAAATACGGCTGATCAGGCAGCAGCTAATGCTGCTGCAGCAACGCCCGGATCGCACCAGGTTGTATCAGCAGGAAATCCGGTGCCAAAAAACGGTGCTCCGGCCGGCGCATCGCAGCCCAATGTACCGGCAGCGGCCAGGCCGGCAGTCAATTCAATTGCTGGTGCTAAACCGGTAACCAATCAAAATCAGGTTGCTGGCGGCAAAGGCGTTGCAATACCCCAGGCCGGAGCCGGACAGCACACAACTATAGCCGGGTTAAAAGTACAGGGAGCTACGGAAGTAGCCGCCGGAACACCAGGTAAAACCATACAGCAGGCTGCCGGGCAAACAGCAGCTCAGCCCTCCGCAGATAAAACTACCGGAAAAGATGGCCAGGCAAAGACTTCGCAGGTGGCTGCCAATGGCAGTACACGTTCTGAAGGACAACCTCAGCAGGCCATACCACAGGCGGCGAAGACTTCACCGGCAGTGAGCTTATCAAAAAAACAGATCACCGATTATGTTTCCGTACAGGAAGAATTACGCCAGGTGGCTAACGGCAAGGAAATGAAACTGCATGTTAAAAACATAACAGATATACCGGTAGACCTGGTAGTGCTGGATCTGCAATACTATGATGGTAACGGCAAGTTTAAAAAAGGAGAAACGCTTTATGTGAATCACCTTTCCGCCAATGATGCAGTTGCATTAATGGCGCCTGCTGTAAAGAATGCACAGCGAATAGACTATAAGGTTTCCCTGCTTAGTATAGAAAAAAACGGCGTTTATCTGATTGCGGAGTAA
- the gyrA gene encoding DNA gyrase subunit A, with protein MEENLLPQETSDNDRIIQVNIEEQMKTAYIDYSMSVIVGRALPDVRDGFKPVHRRVLFAMNELGNNSNKPYKKSARIVGEVMGKYHPHGDSAIYDTLVRMAQEWSLRYTLVDGQGNFGNQDGDDAAAMRYTEARLQKLAESMLQDIEKETVDFQPNFDDSLEEPSVLPTRIPQLLVNGSSGIAVGMATNMMPHNLSEVVDGCIAYIDNRDITIDDLMQYVKAPDFPTGGIIFGMEGIKQGFHTGRGRVVLRGKCTVETKNSGREQIIINEVPYQVNRDALTNRIGQLVNDKVIEGIAHVNNESNMREGTRIVVTLKREAVSQVVINQLFKYTELQTSYGINNVAIVKGRPRILNLKDLISEFIEFRMEVVIRRAKYELRKARERAHILQGYLIALDHLDEVISLIRNSSTPEAAKDGLINAGWGIDEIQAKAILELRLQRLTGMERDKIKEEFDQLMILINRLEELLGNEGLRYDLIKTELLEVKEKFGDKRKTEIQYMADEMSIEDLIEQEDVVITISHLGYIKRTSATEYRQQRRGGRGAIGSKTRQEDFVEHLFVASTHDTMMFFTEKGRCYWLKVYEIPEGEKQAKGRAIQNLIQLPQDDKVRTIIDVKKLSDKEFVESHYIILCTKKGIIKKTLLEEFSRPRANGVNAITIVEGDELLEAKMTDGNSEIMLAIKSGRAIRFPEEKVRATGRGAIGVTGIELEEEKDEVIGMICVNREDTTKTVLVVSEKGFGKRTPVDEYRITNRGGKGVKTINVTEKTGQLVGIMDVQEKEDLIITCKSGITLRTAVSSIKESGRATQGVTLIKLDNSDEIAAISKIEEKEEVEEETAEMAEGDETATGEENAGPDAAGDTTDTTEEPTENN; from the coding sequence ATGGAAGAAAATCTTTTGCCACAGGAAACGAGCGACAATGACCGTATCATCCAGGTAAATATTGAGGAGCAGATGAAAACTGCGTATATCGACTATTCAATGTCGGTTATCGTAGGCAGGGCCTTACCGGATGTACGTGATGGCTTTAAACCGGTTCACCGCCGCGTTTTATTCGCCATGAATGAATTAGGCAATAACAGCAATAAACCTTACAAAAAATCCGCACGTATCGTGGGTGAGGTAATGGGTAAGTATCACCCGCACGGTGATAGCGCCATTTACGACACCCTGGTAAGAATGGCCCAGGAATGGAGCTTACGCTATACGCTTGTTGACGGTCAGGGTAACTTTGGCAACCAGGACGGCGACGATGCGGCGGCCATGCGTTATACAGAGGCCCGTTTACAGAAACTGGCCGAAAGCATGCTCCAGGATATTGAAAAAGAAACTGTTGACTTCCAGCCCAACTTTGACGACTCTCTTGAAGAACCCAGCGTTCTCCCCACACGTATCCCGCAGTTGCTCGTAAACGGCAGTAGCGGTATCGCCGTAGGTATGGCCACCAATATGATGCCCCATAATCTTAGCGAAGTGGTAGATGGCTGTATAGCTTATATCGACAACAGGGATATTACCATTGACGACCTCATGCAGTATGTGAAAGCCCCCGATTTCCCAACGGGTGGTATTATCTTCGGCATGGAAGGTATCAAACAGGGTTTCCATACCGGTCGCGGCAGGGTAGTATTACGTGGCAAATGCACCGTAGAAACCAAAAACAGCGGCAGGGAACAAATCATCATCAACGAAGTACCTTACCAGGTAAACAGGGATGCACTTACCAACCGCATCGGTCAACTGGTCAATGACAAAGTGATTGAAGGCATCGCACATGTGAACAACGAAAGTAACATGCGCGAAGGCACCCGTATTGTGGTTACCCTGAAAAGGGAAGCCGTATCACAAGTGGTGATCAACCAACTGTTCAAATACACTGAACTGCAGACAAGCTACGGTATCAACAACGTAGCTATCGTAAAAGGCCGTCCCAGGATCCTTAACCTGAAAGATCTTATCTCCGAATTTATCGAGTTCAGAATGGAAGTCGTTATCCGACGTGCCAAATATGAACTGCGTAAAGCAAGGGAAAGAGCACATATTTTACAGGGTTACCTGATTGCACTTGATCACCTGGATGAGGTGATCAGCCTGATCCGGAACTCTTCGACACCTGAAGCCGCGAAAGACGGTCTGATCAATGCAGGCTGGGGGATCGATGAAATTCAGGCCAAAGCCATCCTGGAATTACGTCTCCAGCGCCTTACCGGTATGGAGAGAGACAAGATCAAGGAAGAATTTGATCAGCTCATGATATTGATCAATCGTCTTGAAGAATTGCTTGGTAATGAAGGTTTAAGGTACGATCTCATCAAGACAGAATTACTGGAAGTAAAAGAGAAATTCGGTGACAAACGTAAAACCGAGATCCAGTACATGGCCGATGAAATGAGCATCGAAGACCTTATTGAACAGGAAGATGTGGTGATCACCATTTCTCACCTGGGTTATATAAAACGTACTTCTGCAACAGAATACCGTCAGCAACGCCGTGGTGGCCGTGGCGCTATTGGCAGCAAAACCAGGCAGGAAGACTTCGTAGAACACCTGTTTGTAGCATCTACGCACGACACCATGATGTTCTTTACTGAAAAAGGACGTTGTTACTGGCTTAAAGTATATGAGATCCCTGAGGGTGAAAAGCAAGCCAAAGGCCGCGCTATTCAGAACCTGATCCAGCTGCCACAGGACGATAAGGTGAGAACCATTATCGACGTGAAAAAGCTAAGCGATAAAGAATTCGTTGAAAGCCATTATATTATCCTTTGTACCAAAAAGGGTATCATCAAAAAGACCTTGCTCGAAGAATTCAGCAGGCCACGTGCTAATGGTGTAAACGCTATTACCATCGTGGAAGGAGACGAGCTTCTTGAAGCGAAAATGACCGATGGCAACAGCGAGATCATGCTGGCTATTAAGAGCGGCCGTGCCATCCGTTTCCCCGAAGAAAAAGTACGCGCTACAGGTCGTGGCGCCATAGGTGTAACAGGTATCGAATTGGAAGAGGAAAAAGACGAAGTGATTGGCATGATATGTGTCAACAGGGAGGATACTACAAAAACAGTGCTTGTAGTAAGTGAAAAAGGCTTCGGAAAACGGACACCTGTAGATGAATACCGCATCACCAACCGCGGTGGTAAAGGCGTAAAAACGATCAATGTTACCGAAAAAACAGGTCAACTGGTCGGTATCATGGATGTTCAGGAGAAAGAAGACCTTATTATTACTTGTAAATCTGGTATTACCTTACGTACAGCCGTTTCCAGTATCAAGGAATCAGGTCGTGCCACACAGGGCGTTACGCTTATCAAGTTAGACAACAGCGACGAGATAGCAGCTATTTCTAAAATAGAAGAAAAAGAAGAGGTAGAAGAAGAAACAGCGGAAATGGCAGAAGGTGACGAAACAGCAACAGGCGAAGAAAATGCAGGTCCTGATGCCGCCGGAGATACAACAGACACAACAGAGGAACCAACAGAAAACAACTAA
- a CDS encoding ABC transporter ATP-binding protein: MIQLSGVTKHYGDHKAVDALSVLIRESETFVLLGTSGCGKTTTLRMINRLITADEGSIEINGAPIDSTPPEQLRRTIGYVMQQNGLFPHYTVVENIAVVPTLLGWPKDQIRKRALSLMEQLHLPANSFAHRYPHQLSGGQQQRVGVARALAGNAPILLMDEPFGALDPVTRSLIRKEFMELEEISKKTIVLVTHDIPEAFEMADRICLMNKGRAEQTGTPSELLFSPASAFVRSFFDADRELLELNIVTMRDLWPHLGEPVSSSDLPDSIRQFPAATSCWQILNWLTGEQAAASVSYQHDIKMVSRANLLQALGDYKTSQYG; this comes from the coding sequence ATGATCCAATTATCCGGCGTTACCAAACATTATGGAGACCACAAAGCGGTTGATGCGCTCTCTGTTCTAATAAGGGAGTCGGAAACCTTTGTATTGCTTGGCACCAGCGGATGTGGCAAAACAACCACCCTCCGGATGATCAACAGGCTCATTACGGCCGATGAAGGCAGTATTGAAATCAACGGGGCACCTATTGACAGTACCCCGCCGGAGCAATTGCGCAGGACCATCGGTTATGTGATGCAACAAAACGGACTTTTCCCTCATTATACCGTTGTTGAGAATATTGCGGTGGTGCCAACACTGCTGGGATGGCCTAAAGACCAGATTCGCAAGCGGGCCTTGTCGTTAATGGAACAGTTACACCTGCCGGCAAACAGCTTTGCCCACAGGTATCCGCACCAGCTGAGTGGGGGGCAGCAGCAGCGCGTTGGCGTTGCCAGGGCGCTTGCGGGGAACGCTCCTATCCTGCTGATGGATGAGCCTTTTGGAGCCCTCGATCCGGTTACCCGTTCACTTATACGAAAAGAATTCATGGAGTTGGAGGAGATCAGCAAGAAGACCATTGTACTGGTAACACATGACATACCGGAGGCGTTTGAGATGGCGGACAGGATATGCCTGATGAATAAAGGACGGGCCGAACAAACCGGCACGCCTTCGGAATTGCTGTTTTCGCCTGCCAGCGCTTTTGTACGTTCTTTTTTTGATGCAGACCGCGAGCTGCTGGAGCTGAACATTGTTACGATGAGAGATCTGTGGCCGCATTTAGGGGAACCCGTATCATCTTCAGATCTACCTGACTCCATCCGGCAATTTCCTGCGGCCACCAGCTGCTGGCAGATACTAAACTGGCTTACGGGCGAACAGGCTGCCGCCAGCGTTAGTTACCAGCATGATATAAAAATGGTTAGCCGTGCGAACCTGTTACAGGCGCTTGGCGATTATAAAACCTCACAATATGGTTAA
- a CDS encoding diacylglycerol/lipid kinase family protein, translated as MRLLFVINSKAGRRQKDWQSIVDNWLISNRMGDSHYFHIQENVPNCHQLLAVKIKECAPDRVIAIGGDGTLKLVAGLLIDSHISMGIIPGGSANGMAAELNIPQDETTALEIAVKGKSHAIDLIKINEEWCIHLSDMGLNASLLRHFEQIPQRGMLGYLRAFWRLLLDRKYPRLNLHLITDGVHLRRHAIMAVIANATRYGTGAVINPDGRINDGWMELVIIRRLAIAELFKMMVTRKPFNRYNIEIIRCRQLDMKARPASPFQVDGEYLGTADHVKAAIYPAALQIVSQLG; from the coding sequence ATGAGATTATTATTCGTAATCAATTCAAAAGCTGGCCGTCGTCAGAAAGACTGGCAGTCAATTGTCGATAACTGGCTGATAAGCAATCGGATGGGTGATTCACATTACTTTCATATTCAGGAAAATGTACCAAACTGCCACCAGTTGCTGGCTGTAAAAATAAAGGAATGTGCGCCCGACAGGGTGATTGCCATTGGCGGCGACGGAACATTGAAACTCGTTGCCGGATTATTGATCGATTCACACATATCGATGGGAATTATTCCCGGCGGCTCTGCCAACGGCATGGCGGCAGAACTGAACATTCCGCAGGACGAGACCACAGCACTCGAAATCGCAGTCAAAGGAAAATCACATGCCATCGATCTCATTAAGATCAATGAAGAATGGTGTATTCACCTGAGCGATATGGGCCTGAATGCGTCCCTGTTACGCCATTTTGAACAAATTCCGCAAAGGGGTATGTTAGGCTATCTGCGGGCATTCTGGCGTTTACTGCTCGACAGAAAATATCCACGCTTGAATTTGCACTTAATTACGGACGGAGTTCACTTAAGGCGGCATGCTATCATGGCCGTAATTGCAAACGCCACACGCTACGGTACCGGAGCCGTCATTAATCCCGATGGCCGTATCAACGACGGCTGGATGGAGCTGGTAATTATAAGACGCCTGGCAATTGCCGAGCTGTTTAAAATGATGGTTACACGGAAACCGTTTAACCGCTATAACATAGAAATTATCAGATGCCGCCAGCTGGATATGAAGGCGCGCCCGGCCAGTCCGTTTCAGGTCGATGGCGAATATCTGGGAACAGCAGACCATGTAAAAGCAGCCATTTACCCAGCTGCGCTACAGATTGTTAGTCAACTCGGTTAA
- a CDS encoding mercuric reductase produces the protein MQKFDALVIGAGQAGIPLAKRLAKAGLSTAIIEKRVVGGTCINDGCTPTKLMVGHAAVAHIVRNSSTWGISVASPPTVDFKTIHEHKQQIVNSFRGSAQRGIEETEHLVLIEGEASFTGDKILEIRLKDGNTEQYTAPLIFINAGCSMAIPPIPGLDQVTYYTSTSLLDLESLPETLVIIGGSYIALELGQLYHRLGSKVTVIEQAPNLLPKEDNDVSACIKDFLEKEGIQVFTNARVDLVEQEKSSIRVRFTEQAQGGDAKKNNSFADTTSGSAQTEVTGSHLLIATGRKPQSVALQLEKAGVEVDKNNYIKVDKYLQTNVKGIYALGDIKGGPAFTHVAYNDYVVILKNIIEKQDWSIEGRLIPYCMFTDPQLGRVGLSEKQAKEQGIPFVTYTLSMERVARALETGHTTGMMKAIVHRDTDKILGAAIIGEQGGEVMTVLQMAIQAGLTCDAIRWGMFAHPLYAESLNNLFMEQGKPSTSS, from the coding sequence ATGCAAAAGTTTGACGCCCTGGTCATCGGAGCCGGACAAGCAGGTATTCCATTGGCCAAAAGACTTGCAAAAGCCGGATTATCGACAGCTATCATAGAAAAAAGGGTCGTTGGCGGCACCTGTATCAATGATGGCTGCACACCAACAAAGTTAATGGTAGGCCATGCCGCTGTGGCACATATAGTACGGAACAGCAGTACCTGGGGAATTTCTGTTGCAAGCCCTCCTACCGTAGATTTCAAGACCATACACGAACATAAACAGCAGATTGTCAATTCATTCAGAGGGTCTGCGCAACGAGGAATTGAAGAAACGGAACACTTGGTTCTAATTGAAGGAGAAGCCTCTTTTACCGGGGACAAAATACTTGAGATACGGTTAAAAGATGGCAATACGGAACAATATACCGCACCATTGATCTTTATAAATGCCGGCTGCAGTATGGCTATTCCACCCATCCCGGGACTGGATCAGGTAACCTATTACACATCGACCTCACTGCTTGACCTGGAAAGTTTACCGGAAACACTGGTGATCATTGGAGGGAGCTATATAGCGCTTGAACTGGGACAGTTGTATCACCGGCTTGGCAGCAAGGTTACTGTTATTGAACAGGCGCCAAATCTGCTTCCAAAAGAAGATAATGATGTGTCGGCCTGTATCAAAGATTTTCTTGAGAAAGAAGGAATCCAGGTGTTTACCAATGCCCGGGTAGACCTGGTTGAGCAGGAAAAGAGCAGCATCCGGGTCAGGTTTACGGAGCAGGCACAAGGGGGTGATGCGAAGAAGAACAACAGTTTTGCCGATACAACTTCCGGAAGTGCGCAAACGGAAGTCACTGGTTCTCATTTACTCATTGCAACGGGCAGGAAACCGCAGTCGGTGGCTTTACAACTGGAAAAAGCAGGTGTAGAAGTTGATAAAAATAATTATATAAAAGTAGATAAATACCTGCAAACCAATGTAAAAGGAATTTATGCTTTGGGAGATATCAAAGGGGGGCCTGCTTTTACACATGTGGCGTATAACGACTATGTAGTTATTCTTAAGAATATAATTGAAAAGCAGGACTGGTCGATCGAAGGCCGGCTGATCCCCTATTGTATGTTCACGGATCCGCAATTAGGCAGGGTTGGCTTATCTGAAAAGCAGGCAAAGGAGCAAGGGATACCTTTTGTGACCTATACCCTTTCTATGGAGCGTGTGGCCCGGGCGCTGGAGACGGGACATACTACCGGAATGATGAAGGCAATAGTACACCGTGACACGGATAAGATACTAGGTGCGGCCATTATTGGAGAACAAGGCGGAGAAGTGATGACAGTTTTGCAAATGGCGATCCAGGCGGGGCTGACCTGTGATGCTATCCGCTGGGGCATGTTTGCGCATCCGCTTTATGCAGAATCATTGAATAACCTGTTTATGGAACAAGGCAAACCTTCTACATCGTCATGA
- a CDS encoding DinB family protein, with amino-acid sequence MTKHTDTSQLQQKNLVSVLKEMLKGGHAHVTFEQAVDKLPAALRGVVPEGLPYSIWQLVEHIRITQWDILEFSRDPAHKSPAWPDEYWPTETAPSDETAWKRTLNDIASDTKAFIALLESPDADLYTPFSHGDGQNLLREAILIVDHTSYHTGEIILLRRMLGAWD; translated from the coding sequence ATGACAAAGCATACGGATACCTCACAGCTTCAACAAAAAAATCTGGTTTCTGTTCTTAAAGAAATGTTGAAAGGCGGACACGCACACGTAACTTTTGAGCAGGCAGTCGATAAATTGCCTGCAGCACTAAGAGGAGTGGTGCCCGAAGGTTTACCCTATAGCATCTGGCAACTTGTCGAACATATCCGCATTACACAATGGGATATCCTTGAATTCTCCCGCGATCCGGCCCATAAATCTCCCGCCTGGCCCGATGAATATTGGCCAACAGAAACCGCTCCATCCGACGAAACCGCATGGAAACGCACACTCAATGATATCGCCTCCGACACCAAAGCATTTATAGCCCTGCTGGAGTCTCCCGACGCAGATCTGTACACTCCGTTTTCACACGGCGACGGCCAGAATTTACTCCGTGAAGCCATTCTTATCGTTGATCACACCTCGTATCATACCGGTGAAATCATTTTACTGCGTAGAATGCTCGGCGCCTGGGATTAA